The Artemia franciscana chromosome 11, ASM3288406v1, whole genome shotgun sequence genome has a segment encoding these proteins:
- the LOC136032634 gene encoding hepatoma-derived growth factor-related protein 3-like, translated as MVQFQKGDLAVAQLKGYPLWPVRIVSITNREKSTPKFVVFCYGSHDFQTVMEANLLSYDIKRLKTSESTTKGVNHAYRECASSPDIYFQFHKKQATNSPSTD; from the coding sequence ATGGTACAGTTTCAGAAGGGAGATTTAGCGGTAGCTCAGTTAAAGGGATACCCCCTCTGGCCAGTTCGGATTGTTAGCATTACAAACCGAGAAAAGTCTACACCAAAATTCGTTGTATTTTGCTACGGATCTCATGACTTTCAGACTGTGATGGAAGCAAATCTTCTGTCTTATGATATCAAACGCTTGAAAACTTCGGAAAGTACAACTAAGGGCGTCAATCATGCTTATCGAGAGTGTGCATCCTCCCCTGATATTTATTTCCAGTTTCATAAAAAGCAAGCTACAAATAGCCCAAGTACTGATTGA